AGGGAAATGAAAGCACAACGCTATTGTGCTCCAAATCACGCGTGGCCCCACTGAAAGGCACTACGCTTCCTCGTCTCGAGCTGCAAGCAGCCGTGCTGTTGGCAGAACTAAGTAATAGAATCAAAGGTATCTTGGAAAAAAGAATCACTTCGGAACACTACTACAGTGACTCGCAGGTAACCCTTAGTTGGATCAAATCCCACAGCTCCCGATGGGACACATTCATTAAGAATCGAGTGAACAAGATTCACAATTACACAAACCCGAACGATTGGGACTACGTATCAACGAAGGAAAATCCTGCTGACATGGTATCCAGAGGAATACCTGTCAAAAAGCTCATAAACAGCAAGCTAGACTTCTGGTTGCATGGACCAGCATACATCCAACACAGAGAATGGTATCCTCGCAACGGTTATCAATACGATGCCGCTGCGGAAACAGAACAGAAGAAAAGATCGGCAACAGCACTTGTCATATCACAAGGATCGGAATACACAGATTATATTACCGAATACCCTCACCACAACTCGTATCACAGGACGGTGAGACATTTCGCTTGGTTGTCTAGAGCAATCAACAATCTGAGGACGATAGACGCTAACACAGGCATAAACCACAGAAGGTCAGGCCCTCTGACCAAACTTGATCTTGACCAAGGTTTGGAACTCGTAATCCAAACGATGCAGAACACAATCTACCCAAATGAAATGAGAGATCTAAGAAAAACCGGAGTGATACCCACTAGAGGAGCTTTTGAACATCTTAAAGTCAAAGCTGAACGTGGGATTTTACGTGTGACAGGGCGACTTCAAAACGCCGCGATATCAGATTCAGAGAAAACTCCGATGTTGGTGCCGAAGTCGCACCCATTCGCCAGAGTGATCATAAGAAACATACATGAAAAGCGTTTTCACGCCGGAATGAATCTCGTCATGAATGAATTCCGGCTGCAATTCTGGATGCGCGACCTTCGGCGCACGGTTCAGGGAGTGATACAGCATTGTGTCTCCTGTGCGCGGGCACGACCAAGAAAACTATATCAAGAAACGGGACAACTACCAACCCCAAGAGTCAACGAATCAGCAGCATTCACCCACACCGGAGTGGACTTGTGCGGTCCATTCACAGTACTATTAAATCAACGATCGAAGTGCAAGGTCAACGCTTACGCTTGCATTTTCGTCTGCTTCGCAACGAAAGCAGTACACTTAGAAGTCGTGGAAGATCAATCTGCAGCAGCCTTCATCTCAGCACTACTCAGATTCACCTCTATACGAGGAGTACCAGAGGTCGTGTACTCCGACAACGGAAGGAACTTCGTAGGAGCCAGTAGTGAACTGAATCGCCTACGAAAGGCCTACAAcaaccaaaatttccaaaataaaatcaTCGACACAGCAGCGAAGAATGGGATCCACTTCTCATTCATTCCCCCACGGAGCCCAAATTTTGGAGGGCTGTGGGAATCAAACATAAAAGTCGCAAAGCGACTGTTTAGTGCAGCAGCCAGAGGAGCTCAACTGAACATAATGGAACTCCAAACATTGTTTTATCAAGTCGCCGCGATAATGAATTCCCGACCCCTGACCGCAATATATGCGGCAGCAGAGATTCCGACACCACTGACACCAGGGCATTTTCTGATCGGTAGGCCCATGCAGGCAATACCAATGCCCACCCAGCCTGAAAACACCGTTAACCTCACCACAAGGTGGAAGCGCGTGCAGCATCAACTTGAACAGTTTTGGCGGAGGTGGCGTGACGAATACCTCCACCAATTGAGAGACTACGCAAAATGGACAAAGCAACAGACCAATGTTAAAATTGGTCAAATCGTACTTATCGGCGACGACCACGTCCCCATAGCAAGATGGCCCATGGGAACCGTCACGCAGGTCTATCCAGGAGAGGATGGGATCGTTCGAGTAGCAGTTGTACGAACGGCTGCTGGAGTATACAAACGCAACGTACGCACACTAGCACCTCTACCTATAGAGCATGAGGCGAACAGGGAAGATGTCAACACTATACCTACAAACGAAGAACGTAGCCGCACGGCTGACAATGAATCTCAATTGACTCCAGAAACCAATGAATGCGAAGAGGATCCCCCGCCTCAAGCACCAGCAATGATTTGGGACGGTCGACTTCGCCCTCGTCCCAAAGGGGGGAGAAAATGGAAGTAACTAAAATCAATAGGAGTATTCACGGTCAAAATAGGCAGTTACCCCATTCCGTTATGAAGCTGATGAGGCAGCTCCATTGCGGTAAACATTGAAGCAATAAACAAAACATTGCTCAAAACCATCAAATCGACAGGAAATATGCCCCCACGGACCAAATGGGTGGCATCACGCCACCGATATATGCAAGCGCATAGTCAGCAACAAATGTGCGCCCAGCAACATTGAGTTCGAAAAGAGTCAACTTCGATCGTACCGCCACTTGGGTGGTATCAGTTATCGTTAACCAACAACTAAGTAACAATGTGGCCGTTCTCAGACAGCAACCCAGAAGTGGAAGTGGAGAACAACATCTCCACGCACGAGGCGACCGGGTACGCGGTCGACGTACTCTTTGTAATAGCAATTGTATTAGCCTTCATTGTGTGGAAATGGAGGCGTAATGCGAGACAGCTCAAATCACTGGAGACGTCGACGAGGCTAAACAACCTCAGCGTTTGAACGGGCACCACCCGATGCCCGCTGAATCAGCGATTCCGGTGCAGCCCGCACCAGGAGGGACAAGCATGGATTGGTGCACACGGCACCACAAATCTAAAATTTCTTACCTAAACTCTGTGcatgttgaaaaataaaaattcagttCAAGTCGAAAACTTAACGAGTTCGGTCGTTATTTTATATCACTTCCCTGTATGAGGAAGTTTACAACTTACaaccagcttttccgggcccatcttgatgagctcagctccgatacaatccttaccagctgctttattgggcTTTATCCATGTGTCCATAAGAACATTGAAACTGCCTCTATTGAGCATATTTTGCGTAATCATGAAATGTTACAAAATTGATCCCAGACCAGATTAAAATATGACCTTTTTTCGAggaaacctggctcctatagAAACGCGGAACATTCTCTACACCTTTCAAGAACTATAAAAAAGTAATATGGATTGCGTTTCTTGATATCATGAAAGATGGCACGTCGCGTCACAAGATGTTTTTCAGATTACATCAAAAAGTGGCACCTTCCCTGCCACAGCTTTAGTGGCACGCCACAAGATGAGTTTCAAAACTTCCTCTGCTTCAAAGAAAACTCACTCCGTTACACTCCGGGATTATTCTGAAACCATATGTCCAATTCCAATTTTCTCCCCAGATTTGGGAACTAGTTTTCAGAGAGATTTGACCAACAGATTTAATTGTCATGTTCATAATATTATATTATCATAATATTATATTATCATATCATAATATTATTGTGCTCTTGGAAAATACGTGTTACTATTATAGGATCTTCTTCTCATCATTAGAAGGAATAAGCCAGACACCGCATTCAATTTTACCGTAaagacattattattatttatttaatcagactaaggccgaagtggcctgtgcggtatataagagtcttcgccattcagctcggtccatggctgcacgtcgccaaccacgcagtctacggagggtccgcaagttatcttccacctgatcgatccaccttgcccgctgatcgtcggatcgttgtcgagaaccattttcaccgggttactgtccgacattctggctacgtgcccggcccatcgcagtcgtccgattttcgcggtgtgaacgatgggtggttctcccaacagctgatgcaattcgtggttcattcgcctcctccacgtaccgtccgccatctgcaccccaccatagatggtacgcagcactttcctttcgaaaactccaagtgcgcgttggtcctc
The nucleotide sequence above comes from Armigeres subalbatus isolate Guangzhou_Male chromosome 3, GZ_Asu_2, whole genome shotgun sequence. Encoded proteins:
- the LOC134222276 gene encoding uncharacterized protein LOC134222276, which gives rise to MQDMDVPHNIQLADPTFNVKGPIELLLGARIFYQVIEAQQKRFGRGPTFQNSKFGWLACGLLQQKENDSCGSPIFQESTLGWIAQTPSSHTDPTTTTLKTDDSEPDESTYPEDELDKLIKKFWQLEEAAEPESQTTALNINEVENHFRSTMKVKTDGRYVVRIPLRGEISSLGESHSQAHRRFLGLERRLVRNQEIYQEYRKFMQEYESMGHLEPISDEDFNRAKYFIPHSCVIKPDSTSTKLRVVFDASAKTSSGVSLNGIQVIGPTIQKDLFDQLIEFKTHNKVLMGDIAKMYRQVEVAEEDTWLQCILWRNQPSEPIKAFRLTTVTYGEAASSFLACRALYEAGEDYRDTDPEIADLIQRSFYVDNLMIGASTTEELQRMKGGIQDALLRHGFPLRKWASNDLAVLDGIPPQDLEPLIQMGDQEIIKTLGVAWNPTHDVFQFISSEKERGSPRALTKRQMVSKVLRLYDPLGLVQPVIVTAKILVQQLWNYRLNWDDEVPSEAIKSWNEFESSLTELQSIGFPRMTTPSRTIVLDLHGFSDASGKAYGCVIYLHAINLKGNESTTLLCSKSRVAPLKGTTLPRLELQAAVLLAELSNRIKGILEKRITSEHYYSDSQVTLSWIKSHSSRWDTFIKNRVNKIHNYTNPNDWDYVSTKENPADMVSRGIPVKKLINSKLDFWLHGPAYIQHREWYPRNGYQYDAAAETEQKKRSATALVISQGSEYTDYITEYPHHNSYHRTVRHFAWLSRAINNLRTIDANTGINHRRSGPLTKLDLDQGLELVIQTMQNTIYPNEMRDLRKTGVIPTRGAFEHLKVKAERGILRVTGRLQNAAISDSEKTPMLVPKSHPFARVIIRNIHEKRFHAGMNLVMNEFRLQFWMRDLRRTVQGVIQHCVSCARARPRKLYQETGQLPTPRVNESAAFTHTGVDLCGPFTVLLNQRSKCKVNAYACIFVCFATKAVHLEVVEDQSAAAFISALLRFTSIRGVPEVVYSDNGRNFVGASSELNRLRKAYNNQNFQNKIIDTAAKNGIHFSFIPPRSPNFGGLWESNIKVAKRLFSAAARGAQLNIMELQTLFYQVAAIMNSRPLTAIYAAAEIPTPLTPGHFLIGRPMQAIPMPTQPENTVNLTTRWKRVQHQLEQFWRRWRDEYLHQLRDYAKWTKQQTNVKIGQIVLIGDDHVPIARWPMGTVTQVYPGEDGIVRVAVVRTAAGVYKRNVRTLAPLPIEHEANREDVNTIPTNEERSRTADNESQLTPETNECEEDPPPQAPAMIWDGRLRPRPKGGRKWK